A genomic window from Camelina sativa cultivar DH55 chromosome 2, Cs, whole genome shotgun sequence includes:
- the LOC104712312 gene encoding protein BPS1, chloroplastic-like — MSKTCKQDPSLRFFHFRNPLKILFKKSNDAGLSPKLLSLLNNFETNLTVSIRQLIPKDKNDIVSVSWMIQAMESLCETHKSIRTLVKDLELSVSDLEENLIYIYSDVSLKLLELCNAFFTSELDRLNHGNLLLKFAFSKLETKELQVSYIDSWNQHMVSKNPRIEHCGAVLSKLVESMDHHHHHISKKAKKKHSVKVKVLLRALYGVKVKTLYIFSVFAAAFSGSSKNLFYLRVSKEMEELPWAQALMELQNEVNPEIKNTLLSDRFTVIKDLEAVVTSVKKLNTAVQEGSVPNMLLLEHLKKSVIELSERFDLVSNETRSLSKIVISARDALFESLWKKYAEELGVTLALMIRSVKT, encoded by the coding sequence ATGAGCAAAACTTGTAAACAAGATCCTTCTCTCCGGTTCTTCCACTTTAGAAACCCGTTAAAGATTCTGTTTAAGAAGAGCAACGATGCTGGATTATCGCCAAAGCTTCTCTCGCTGTTGAATAACTTCGAGACAAACTTGACGGTATCGATTAGACAACTTATACCAAAAGATAAGAATGATATCGTTAGTGTTTCTTGGATGATACAAGCCATGGAGTCTCTTTGCGAGACACACAAGAGTATCAGGACACTCGTGAAGGATCTGGAGCTTTCTGTATCGGACTTGGAGGAAAATCTGATTTATATCTACTCTGATGTTAGCTTAAAGCTGCTTGAACTCTGCAACGCCTTCTTCACCTCAGAGCTAGATCGTCTCAACCATGGAAACCTATTGCTCAAGTTTGCTTTTAGTAAGCTCGAGACAAAGGAACTCCAGGTATCGTATATCGACAGTTGGAATCAGCACATGGTCTCCAAGAACCCGAGAATCGAACACTGCGGAGCTGTTTTGAGTAAGCTTGTTGAATCgatggatcatcatcatcatcatatatccAAGAAGGCTAAGAAGAAACACTCTGTGAAAGTTAAAGTCCTCTTACGAGCTCTATACGGTGTAAAGGTCAAGACTTTATACATATTCAGCGTGTTTGCTGCAGCGTTTTCAGGTTCTTCCAAGAACCTATTCTATCTAAGAGTTTCAAAGGAGATGGAGGAGCTTCCATGGGCACAAGCTTTAATGGAATTGCAGAACGAGGTTAACCCGGAGATCAAAAACACACTCTTATCAGACAGATTCACGGTTATTAAAGATCTCGAGGCTGTTGTAACCAGTGTGAAGAAGTTAAACACAGCGGTACAAGAAGGGTCGGTTCCTAATATGTTGTTGTTGGAGCATTTGAAGAAGTCAGTGATAGAACTTTCGGAAAGGTTTGATCTTGTCTCTAATGAAACACGTAGCTTGTCGAAGATTGTGATCTCTGCTCGAGACGCATTGTTCGAGAGCCTCTGGAAGAAATATGCTGAAGAATTGGGAGTGACATTGGCATTGATGATTAGAAGTGTCAAGACTTGA
- the LOC104712306 gene encoding mitogen-activated protein kinase 4-like: protein MSAESCFGSSGDQSSKGVPTHGGSYVQYNVYGNLFEVSRKYVPPLRPIGRGAYGIVCAAINSETGEEVAIKKIGNAFDNIIDAKRTLREIKLHHENVIAVKDIIRPPRRENFNDVYIVYELMDTDLHQIIRSNQLLTDDHCRFFLYQLLRGLKYVHSANVLHRDLKPSNLLLNANCDLKLGDFGLARTKSETDFMTEYVVTRWYQAPELLLNCSEYTAAIDIWSVGCILGETMTREPLFPGKDYVHQLRLITELIGSPDDSSLGFLRSDNARRYVRQLPQYPRQSFAARFPNMSAGAVDLLEKKKKLPLSCVMQIHDFCPKVH, encoded by the exons ATGTCGGCGGAGAGTTGTTTCGGCAGTTCAGGTGATCAGAGCAGCAAAGGGGTGCCTACTCATGGTGGTAGCTATGTCCAATATAATGTCTATGGCAATCTCTTCGAAGTTTCCAGAAAATATGTTCCTCCTCTTCGCCCGATCGGTAGAGGCGCTTACGGAATCGTCTG TGCTGCTATAAACTCAGAGACTGGAGAAGAGGTTGCTATCAAGAAGATTGGTAATGCTTTTGATAACATTATCGACGCTAaaagaactttgagagagattaaGCTTCATCATGAAAAT GTTATTGCTGTAAAGGATATAATAAGACCACCACGGAGAGAGAACTTTAATGATGTTTACATTGTTTATGAGCTCATGGACACTGATCTCCACCAGATTATACGTTCTAACCAACTGTTGACTGATGATCATTGTCGG tTCTTTCTGTATCAGTTGCTGCGTGGGCTCAAGTACGTTCATTCAGCTAATGTACTGCATCGAGATCTAAAACCCAGCAATCTGCTCCTGAATGCAAACTGTGATCTAAAGCTTGGGGATTTCGGGCTTGCAAGGACCAAATCCGAGACAGACTTCATGACTGAGTATGTTGTTACACGGTGGTACCAAGCTCCAGAGTTGCTTCTTAATTGCTCAGAATACACTGCAGCAATCGATATTTGGTCTGTCGGTTGTATACTCGGTGAAACAATGACACGAGAGCCCTTGTTTCCTGGTAAAGATTATGTTCATCAGCTTAGACTCATCACTGAG CTTATAGGATCGCCTGATGACTCAAGCTTGGGGTTCTTAAGGAGTGACAACGCAAGAAGGTACGTTAGACAGCTTCCACAGTACCCGAGACAGAGCTTTGCTGCTAGATTCCCAAACATGTCAGCTGGTGCAGTCGAtttgctggaaaaaaaaaaaaaactaccttTGAGCTGTGTTATGCAGATACACGACTTCTGTCCCAAAGTGCATTGA